The genomic interval GTTTCGAACGATTAGTTCCTCAAATTACCCTTAATAACATGTCTGTTTTTTGGGGactaattttgtttttgatttaatGGTATTTTATGATTAGTAACATTGTGAGGACTAGAGGAGGATCTTCTAAGCTTAATTGAGTCCATATGACATGTACTGATTTAAAAGGTATGCAACCCACACCAAATGAAGTCAAATGACATGAATGAGTGTAaaaatgtatggctttaaactagaggggggggggggtgaatggtttaaagagggttttcgcaaacttttaagtcaagaatgaaattacttcgagaaacaattgataaggaaatcaatttgccaaaacacaaagcaaaaaactcagcaccagaaaaacaatcggttgtttataccagttcacaaatattaaaacataatttaaagagattaatgatagagagaatgcacacagaggtttatactggttcactctaaacctagagttacatccagtcttcccagaaactactggggaatccactaagcaatcaactcTAGATTACTTATAACAcaaccaaagtagtgaccttgatcccctcaagatacacactccctttggtccagcacaacaatactaagaatgctgatcttgaacccctcaagaacacacaacacttctcagcaaaacacacaaagttcctttcaacagatacaaaggattacacttgttacagaacaaatctgaaatcaatacaagatgaaaaatcctatctcacactctttgatcaatgcaatctctaagcaattctcaactttttcaaaatctcaatctcttgaaaaactcaaatctgtttttttgtatatattcaaagttgttgtttgttaacaaatcttaacaaactattcattgcatgtAAAGATTgatcaaagcattaaaaactggagcgtaaacagttagaaaatcatttaatgctcagtcaaagcacaaaacagttttctgttatggtaccaaaacaaacaatcggttgtttccatgattcaatcggttgttttggttttgacagcaagtcaaccattgaaaacaattttcaacctttctaaaaacacctaagtataaaacaatcggttgtttcgacaaaacaacaggttatttttcacttagtttgaaaaacacttttcttttaaaaggattaagaatgcttatgctttggattcaatcaagagtggattatacataaaatctaccccagatcctaactaaaagacaactcagcaacaacaaacacatccagcctttcatcaaccttcaaagggtttggattcttcaaagcttgaacacacttggttcaacaagtACATGTAAGAGTACACTCACCACATCTATTTTTATCAAACCCCACAGATTTAACTTTATCAAGCTATTCGACAATAAGGTTCAAAGCATATTTAGACACAAAAtctaacaattttttatatgttgtaaCCTTAAATCAATGTCTAACTACATGCAGACTCTTTTGGAATGAAGCTTTGATTGCATTATGTTGTAAAATTATCATCTTGTAAAATGATCATCTTGTTGACCGAATCCCAACAGAAACATAAATTTCCCATGAAATTTTGAAGAGTTCTCTTTAGGCTCCAGTGTGCCACCTCAACCCTAATACTTGTTGTTTTTCCTAAGTCATCACCTTATATGTCCATGCCTTcacaattttttctttatgtGGATGTAACCATGTACCAATCACATAATCAACAAATATAGGTTATGAAGAACAAACAACTTGAAAAGCATTGACACGGTCTTCAAAGGCCTCAACAATATCACAATCCACAACGGATCTCCAAGCCTGCATTACTTGATACCATGTCTCTCTTAGATGCaccaacattttacattttgctttcacattttttatcaatgtgaaaTCGACAGAGCAAATTATAAGTATCAGGAAACACAATTCTGATTGCACTCATTAAGGCAATATCTCTATCACATACCACCACCCTAGGGTATGAATCAACTCTAAAAAATAACCATTTAAGTTTGTCAAGGcccacacaaaattattttccttttcagtTGCTAGTAAACAAAATGCAACGAAAAATGCCAAACCAGTTGATGTAATCCCAACAACCTCAAGTAACGACATCTTATGCTTGTTCGTTTTGTACGTACTATCAATCAATATGACAATGTTGAACGAGTTTACTAGCTTTACTGAATCTGGGTGTGTCCAAAATATATCTTGCACGACATTTGACACCTCTTCACACCTACAGCAATGCACATACATGTCTTGCTCCATTAACAACATGAATTGTTGCATTTTTGTTCGATGATCTCGTTGTGATCTTCGGTGAACACTCATTACATTATAAACTTGTTTTATCGTTGTTAcattcttctcatttctctctttcatggttagtaaaatatttattggtttCACTGAAGTCTTAGTCATATCCTCAACCATAGTCTTTTCCTCAACACTTAACCTTCCAGCATACAAATGACCCACCACTGTCTCTGCCAAATCATGATTGTGAGAACCACAAATTAATTCAACCATCCACCCTTGACCACCTTTGACTAGTTTGCCTCGCAATCTAAAAGGACAATCACACTTCCTACTTCCAGTTCCACTAATATCTACATCTTTTTTTATACTATTTGTATTGACCTCCTCTCTCACAACATACGTCATTCTTCCTCGTTGCCCGTCCATGTATCTGACCTTgatataacaataacaaatcAATAACTATTCGCAACACTTCTCACCCACTCTAACAACTCATCTCGATTACGAAATACCTACAATAACATATGCCAAATTTTTAAATCATTCATAAACTACAATTCACAAGCCTAACATTTATCTTACCTCATTTGTGGTAAACGTCTCACTACACTCATGTGGCTTATGTTTATTATCTAACGCATTATAAGTTATTGACTTCTCCATATCAACATCATCTAATCCATCTCACACATCAATCTCCCATAAAATTTCCATGTATGAATCTGTTATATCCATTGTAATGCTAAAAAAAACCACATATCAATTGACTTCTTTATATTAATATCCATAAGCTTCATAAAAACCTTCCAAATATAGCAatccaaaattcaaaaaatcatTTTGGATATTCACATCGGATAAAcataattatttagattaaaaCTGTTAAGATGTGTAAGAGTAATAAAAAGAACATTTTGATTAAATACTTAAATAGTGGgaagaagtaaaaaaaaaaataatatatatatatatatataattatttataacatcGTCCCATAAAGAGAATAtatcatttaataatttttttaatgttatttttaattaattaattttactatttaaatgataaaaaataatttatttatttattttatatttttatataaaagagaCACATcatttgataaatttatttggtgtcattttaattaataaaaaaataatttatttatttaataaaaaaacaatttatttatttaataaaataaatatttgagtaaattttattatttaaaataattaaatattttatttaaataaaaattatataatttttttaatattattttgacaaaattaaatatatatatatacattaaattgtattatttttaattaattattcataaaaataataataaaaatataaatacatttgCACAAGATGACATGTAATTTCTCTAATTTTTCCTAAAGGAAAAAAAGTTCAAGAACCATATGATATTTAGATACTTTTATATTTACTTTGAATGAACCAATTAAATATTaagctaataataataataatctttttTTCCCCAAAAATATAGTAATAATTGTAAATAAAGTTATTTCAAATTTATGAGTAAATTTTAGcattagagtttttcaaaaaaataaaaaaatttagtaagTATTTTCTCGAAGactaaaagaattttttttttaaaaaaaatcgatTTCCCCTTAACAAAgtaacaaaatttcaaaaaggAAATGCAATATTAAAAAGCttaattgcaaaaaaaaaatatcacatcTTAATAATAAAGACGTACTTAAGtgaaaaataacaatataaaagaaaaatatgtgaaaaaaaTCTGGAGAGCAAAGTTCATAAACTCATACATTTACTCTTGAAGAAAGTacaacaaataattataaaagtacACCTTCTTACCTTCTTCCTCCTGCACTTCCATGATTTCTTCCGGCACCTccataaagttttaaaatactaaaattgtCCTTCactaaaaaagataaaaatgaaaatgctaGTTTGTCTGCAAGTGAAAAAAAGAAGTTACTTCATGTGGTGGTGGGGTGCAACGCTCGAGTGGTGGTGGTCCTTAAAATGGTGATGGAGGTGGTGTTTGAGAAGGTGGTGCACGATGGTAGTTGGTAGCAGCGGTAGTAACGATCGTGGTGGTGCTGGCATTGTCACTGTTGGTGAGCTCGTCATTCTCATTCCTGGGTAAGCTCTTATGccttaaataattatttctaaattagttaatCTGGTGGATCAACGGATCACACAATCTAGTGCCTAACTAAAGCGTTCTGGATCAGATAACTCGTATGTATACCAAATCCAGAACCTACCAAAGTCACACTTCTGGATTGTGTAATCCGATACCAAATGAACTATGGATTACGCAATCTGGAAGTGATTTTAGAACTTTAAATATgccttatggattatgtaatccggtacTCATTTTGCTATATAAATTTCACTTACGCATTACGCAATCCGAAAGTCATTTTGGAACATCAAACATGACTTACTGATTACACAATCCATAAGTCATTTTGCTGTGAAAATTTTGACTTACGGATTACacaatccggaagtcattttaAAGTTCTAAAATGATttacggattacataatctggaattcattgttgttaaaatttgactTACAGATTATACaatctggaagtcatttttAAGTTGTCAATTACAAAATCCTCGAAAGTGaatgttatttttgttttgcatacttgtgtgaatttatgaaaattataataaaatgaaaatttatgttttatgaatGAAGGTGTAAGTAtggaagaattaatgaattCTGTGCATCAACATGGATTGTTTGAAGGAGACTATGGTATCCATTTTACAACAGATGAGgtgaataaaatttcatttcattcatGTTTATTGCATTATAATTTGAAGAAGTGATTTTGTAATATTGTTAGAATAACTTTGTGTAGGTGTTTCCTTCGCGAGAAGACTTACTTGAATGGGTCCGTAGGGTTGGTTATGGACTTGGTTTTATTAGTCATTATTAGGTCTGACATAGGAAATGGAAAGCAAGGGAGAAAAACATATGTCTTGTTAGGTTGTGatgggaggggggggggggggggggctaGTTACAGAAAGTACAAGGATGGTTTGGAGGTTAGTGTAACTGGTACTCAAGGCTTGGGAAGTTGTAATGGATTTATGGAAGACTATCATTAACTGTACAAAGATTGCTAAATTTGATGAGTTTGTGAAAATTTTTGAAACTATTTGTTCACCATGACCATTACTTGTTGAATATGTGAAGAACACATGGATTATTCTACACAAAGAAAAGTTTGTCAAGTGTTGGACAAATTTGTTGCAGCTCCGTTGTACTCTAAGGGCACATATGTTGGGAATTGACCCAAAATGGGGAGGTGTAAAGAGATGACACATCATCAAGTGTGATGGTCATCTCACCTACGGGAAGGTGGAAGGAGTTTATCTCCCGATGCCACCTTTCGACAAAGACTGAAATCAATCCCTTATCCCCC from Phaseolus vulgaris cultivar G19833 chromosome 1, P. vulgaris v2.0, whole genome shotgun sequence carries:
- the LOC137816036 gene encoding putative protein FAR1-RELATED SEQUENCE 10 — translated: MTYVVREEVNTNSIKKDVDISGTGSRKCDCPFRLRGKLVKGGQGWMVELICGSHNHDLAETVVGHLYAGRLSVEEKTMVEDMTKTSVKPINILLTMKERNEKNVTTIKQVYNVMSVHRRSQRDHRTKMQQFMLLMEQDMYVHCCRCEEVSNVVQDIFWTHPDSVKLVNSFNIVILIDSTYKTNKHKMSLLEVVGITSTGLAFFVAFCLLATEKENNFVWALTNLNGYFLELIHTLGWWYVIEILP